In Pyxidicoccus trucidator, a single genomic region encodes these proteins:
- a CDS encoding RTX toxin codes for MNQQSSPRTWLRHMRGALLLPLLLATACARQDVSPLPPSQDAEARFSIHIDEPLAPAASTPREVSRLQVDVFEQGHADTPLLTDFELTSTAGAWSGALTSLPRGEALTFFARAYRSDGSLLFSGSTDQRLTTDSEQVIIGLATSKAGAPSSLPLIKRISLPPEVQSGHGGGNISVSVEATPGERLTWSITADATPNSGAFFPASGTLTLLGAAGTFVSQYVPPLVAEKTDFVHTVKVTSASGHSVTATFKTKVKPRGPTDGVKETSVTALFNPVIHALDGQRHALTGDVSFTATVTDDTPEDRLSYAWSFEPEGHDAPPPSFSHPTNPTTLRPYSPALRGRLKLAVTDVDGGTTTLEYRLAPNQFPDELVFPYLLSSLHTGASHSCALFAHGAVRCWGDNTYGQLGHGHTVTVGDDEPPYTAGDVPLRGKAVQLALGGHHTCALLDSGLVRCWGNNSHGQLGYNHSGHVGDDESLASHGFVNVGGNVVKLGAGESHTCALLDSGHVRCWGRNQAGQLGQGHTRDVGDDEQPWEAGDVNLGGPAQDLAVGWHHTCALLADGRVRCWGDGAHGALGLGHTRDIGDDELPSSAGFVEPGEPVSRLSAGAQHTCALLKRGAVRCWGSGPTGQLGHGGTHPVLRASEARDVDLGSPSDVALQVSAGSHHTCALLNSGAVTCWGYNAEGQLGQGHRSTLYAPPRAPVDLGDARAWGLAAGARHTCALLSTGGARCWGNNVSGQLGYGHTRALGDDEPLSGLGDLPLTHPTP; via the coding sequence ATGAACCAGCAGTCCTCTCCGCGGACGTGGCTCCGGCACATGCGCGGGGCCCTGCTCCTCCCGCTCCTCCTCGCCACCGCCTGCGCCCGTCAGGACGTGTCGCCCCTGCCGCCTTCACAGGACGCCGAGGCCCGCTTCTCCATCCACATCGACGAGCCCCTCGCGCCAGCCGCTTCCACCCCACGCGAGGTCTCCCGCCTCCAGGTGGACGTCTTCGAGCAGGGCCACGCGGACACGCCGCTGCTCACCGACTTCGAGCTCACCTCCACCGCCGGAGCATGGTCCGGCGCCCTCACGTCCCTTCCTCGCGGCGAGGCGCTGACCTTCTTCGCCCGCGCGTACCGCTCCGACGGCTCGCTGCTCTTCAGCGGCTCCACCGACCAGCGCCTCACCACGGACTCCGAGCAGGTCATCATCGGCCTCGCCACATCCAAGGCTGGAGCACCCTCTTCCCTCCCCCTCATCAAGCGCATCAGCCTCCCGCCGGAAGTGCAGTCCGGCCACGGCGGCGGCAACATCAGCGTCTCCGTCGAGGCCACTCCTGGCGAGCGCCTCACCTGGTCCATCACCGCCGACGCCACTCCGAACAGCGGCGCCTTCTTCCCCGCCAGTGGCACCCTCACCTTGCTGGGCGCCGCAGGCACCTTCGTCAGTCAGTACGTCCCGCCCCTCGTCGCCGAGAAGACCGACTTCGTGCACACGGTGAAGGTCACCAGCGCCTCGGGCCACTCCGTCACCGCCACCTTCAAGACGAAGGTGAAGCCCCGGGGCCCCACGGACGGCGTGAAGGAGACCTCCGTCACCGCGCTCTTCAACCCTGTCATCCATGCGCTCGACGGCCAGCGCCACGCCCTCACCGGCGATGTCAGCTTCACCGCCACCGTCACCGATGACACACCCGAGGACCGCCTCAGCTACGCCTGGAGCTTCGAGCCCGAGGGCCACGACGCGCCCCCGCCGTCCTTCTCGCACCCCACCAACCCCACCACCCTCCGCCCCTACTCGCCCGCCTTGCGCGGCCGGCTGAAGCTCGCCGTCACCGACGTGGACGGCGGCACCACCACGCTCGAATACCGGCTGGCCCCCAACCAGTTCCCCGACGAGCTGGTGTTCCCCTATCTGCTGAGCAGCCTCCACACGGGAGCGAGCCACTCCTGCGCGCTCTTCGCCCATGGCGCCGTGCGCTGCTGGGGCGACAACACCTACGGCCAGCTCGGCCATGGCCACACCGTCACCGTGGGCGACGACGAGCCGCCCTACACCGCGGGCGATGTCCCGCTGAGAGGGAAGGCCGTGCAGCTCGCGCTGGGGGGCCACCACACCTGTGCCCTGCTCGACTCCGGCCTGGTGCGCTGCTGGGGCAACAACAGCCACGGCCAGCTCGGCTACAACCACTCCGGCCACGTGGGCGATGACGAGTCCCTCGCGAGCCACGGCTTCGTCAACGTCGGCGGCAACGTGGTGAAGCTCGGCGCCGGTGAGTCCCATACCTGTGCCCTGCTGGACTCGGGCCACGTGCGCTGCTGGGGCCGGAATCAGGCGGGACAGCTCGGCCAGGGCCACACCCGAGACGTCGGTGACGACGAGCAGCCCTGGGAGGCGGGCGACGTCAACCTCGGTGGCCCCGCACAGGACCTCGCCGTGGGCTGGCACCACACGTGCGCGCTGCTCGCGGACGGACGGGTGCGCTGCTGGGGCGACGGTGCCCATGGCGCGCTTGGCCTGGGCCACACGCGCGACATCGGCGATGACGAACTGCCGTCTTCAGCGGGCTTCGTGGAGCCTGGCGAGCCCGTCTCGCGGCTGTCGGCCGGCGCCCAGCACACGTGCGCGCTGCTGAAGCGGGGCGCCGTGCGCTGCTGGGGCAGCGGGCCGACGGGACAGCTCGGACATGGGGGCACGCACCCAGTCCTCCGCGCCTCCGAAGCGCGCGACGTGGACCTGGGCTCGCCGTCGGACGTCGCCTTGCAGGTGAGCGCGGGCAGCCACCACACCTGCGCCTTGCTGAACTCCGGCGCCGTGACGTGCTGGGGCTACAACGCGGAAGGACAGCTCGGGCAGGGACACCGGAGCACGCTGTACGCACCGCCGCGCGCGCCGGTGGATTTGGGTGACGCCAGGGCGTGGGGACTCGCGGCGGGCGCCCGCCACACCTGCGCGCTGCTGAGCACCGGCGGCGCGCGCTGCTGGGGCAACAACGTCTCCGGACAGCTCGGGTACGGCCACACGCGGGCCTTGGGGGATGACGAGCCCCTCTCCGGCCTGGGCGACCTTCCCCTCACGCATCCCACGCCGTAG
- a CDS encoding vanadium-dependent haloperoxidase, translating into MRALLRSAPWLLLLLTASAQAQVVNDANRPDAARAVRDAASAYQRGRPVPTHANNNDLADFGRWATFSKGLPHDAVGEPNATQYDALLNALLSGSPTALEAVLLGGERRLVNPQAGFAFVLEGADPQALTLRPAPDFDSAEVSGEMTELYWMSLVRDVRFDQYSGNSTITNAINELNSLAHYRGAKNNSGLVAAATLFRAESSGAEQGPFVSQFLYKSIPFGGGPLATESDVNPPPATDGGVVEPTAHQPMEQRIWTRFAGDDRVTAYGEWLDIQNGAAPADPVDTLEDLDDTRRYIRNGRDLAEWVHFDYPLQASLNAALLMARQGDFLPNGRYDSDPKASPRAFDANNPYSAYAKQEPFVTFGNGDTQALTALVTTTSLRAQWFQKWQVHRRLRPEEYGGRVHNTLTNARVYPLPAQLLNSAVIPLVLARNAARNAERGLGGGTYLLPQTFPEGSPVHPAYASGHSTYMGAGITVLKAFYADFPIINPQVPNSTGTALVPYGGTLTMFNELDKLASNIGVARLFAGVHWRSDHDHAVRLGELYALRALQDWARLYPEDGFAGFEVRTLSGNTVTVTATAPALPNAVSAVNEFVLYNADTNQPVPSANPLRNGQVIRLAELGLTRINIRANTYPATVGSVRFVFDGTASTDNASVYDLHGTAPVPTTGTHVLTATPYSEASAAGLGGVPLTLRFNIQP; encoded by the coding sequence ATGAGAGCACTCCTCCGTTCCGCACCGTGGTTGCTGTTACTCCTGACGGCCAGCGCGCAGGCACAGGTCGTCAACGACGCGAACCGTCCCGACGCGGCCAGGGCGGTGCGTGACGCGGCCTCCGCGTACCAGCGCGGCCGGCCGGTGCCGACCCATGCCAACAACAACGACCTCGCCGACTTCGGCCGGTGGGCCACCTTCTCCAAGGGCCTGCCACATGACGCGGTTGGCGAGCCCAACGCCACGCAGTACGACGCGCTGCTGAACGCGCTGCTCTCCGGGAGCCCCACGGCGCTGGAGGCGGTGCTGCTCGGCGGGGAGCGCAGGCTGGTCAACCCGCAGGCGGGCTTCGCCTTCGTGCTGGAAGGCGCGGACCCCCAGGCCCTCACCCTGCGGCCCGCTCCGGACTTCGACAGCGCCGAGGTCTCAGGGGAGATGACGGAGCTGTACTGGATGTCCCTGGTGCGCGACGTGCGCTTCGACCAGTACAGCGGCAACTCCACGATTACCAACGCCATCAATGAGCTGAACAGCCTCGCCCACTACCGCGGCGCGAAGAACAACAGCGGCCTGGTGGCGGCGGCCACCCTCTTCCGCGCGGAGTCCTCCGGCGCGGAGCAGGGCCCGTTCGTCTCCCAGTTCCTCTACAAGTCGATTCCGTTTGGCGGCGGCCCGCTGGCCACGGAGTCGGACGTCAACCCGCCTCCCGCGACGGATGGCGGCGTGGTGGAGCCCACCGCCCATCAGCCGATGGAACAGCGCATCTGGACGCGCTTCGCGGGAGACGACCGCGTCACCGCCTACGGTGAGTGGCTCGACATCCAGAACGGCGCGGCGCCCGCGGACCCGGTGGACACGCTGGAGGACCTGGACGACACCCGGCGCTACATCCGCAACGGGCGCGACCTGGCCGAGTGGGTGCACTTCGACTATCCGCTCCAGGCCAGTCTCAATGCCGCGCTCCTCATGGCGCGCCAGGGGGACTTCCTGCCCAATGGCCGGTACGACTCGGACCCCAAGGCCTCGCCCCGGGCATTCGACGCCAACAACCCCTACAGCGCCTACGCGAAGCAGGAGCCCTTCGTCACCTTCGGCAACGGCGACACCCAGGCGCTCACGGCGCTGGTGACCACCACGTCGCTGCGCGCGCAGTGGTTCCAGAAGTGGCAGGTGCACCGCCGGCTGCGTCCCGAGGAGTACGGCGGCCGGGTCCACAACACGCTGACGAATGCGCGCGTCTATCCGTTGCCGGCCCAGCTGCTGAACTCGGCGGTGATACCGCTGGTCCTCGCGCGCAACGCGGCCCGCAACGCGGAGCGGGGGCTGGGGGGCGGCACGTACCTGCTCCCCCAGACGTTCCCCGAGGGCAGCCCCGTGCACCCGGCCTATGCCTCGGGCCACTCCACGTACATGGGCGCGGGCATCACCGTGCTGAAGGCCTTCTACGCGGACTTCCCCATCATCAACCCGCAGGTGCCCAACTCCACGGGGACGGCGCTGGTGCCCTACGGCGGCACGCTGACGATGTTCAACGAGCTGGACAAGCTGGCCAGCAACATCGGCGTGGCGCGGCTCTTCGCTGGCGTGCACTGGCGCAGCGACCATGACCACGCGGTGCGCCTGGGCGAGCTGTACGCCCTGCGCGCGCTCCAGGACTGGGCGCGGCTGTACCCGGAGGACGGCTTCGCGGGCTTCGAGGTGCGCACGCTGAGCGGCAACACCGTCACGGTGACGGCCACCGCCCCGGCGCTGCCCAACGCGGTCAGCGCCGTGAATGAGTTCGTCCTCTACAATGCGGACACGAACCAGCCCGTGCCCTCCGCCAATCCCCTCCGCAACGGCCAGGTCATCCGCCTGGCGGAGCTGGGCCTCACCCGCATCAACATCCGGGCGAATACCTATCCGGCCACGGTGGGCAGCGTGCGCTTCGTGTTCGACGGCACCGCGTCCACCGACAACGCCTCGGTGTACGACCTCCATGGCACCGCGCCGGTGCCGACCACGGGGACGCACGTGTTGACGGCGACGCCGTACAGCGAAGCCAGCGCGGCCGGCCTGGGGGGCGTGCCGCTCACCCTCCGCTTCAACATCCAGCCGTAG
- a CDS encoding RCC1 domain-containing protein: protein MNPAVSRPRARSPLAALAVLLAATWAATGCTQAPQAPEPEDSATSSVTILIAVDETSSEALPSGPSAMSLRLGAGTVSALGFSFADVTSIQVDVRDASTGNPLFVNIDLAPTSTGWAGTLPTLPQNKLLTFIARARGVNVDADAGTGDSVLFNGTTTVALTSAQETVGITLIPINDGATIDLPRIRKISIPGEFSLGQSGNITFFVEATANKALTYSLTAATSGGSFQPASGGFTMVSTSGAFVVRYAPPLTLATTTEFTHELKVTNQEGHSVSTTFKTKVVPPDGSGGSPGNTPGVRVVFNPVINGLAASRTLGTNRVTWTATVADDKPLNALVYAWSFAPTGTVTPAPAFTAQTNPTVLQGYAPTLEGTLTLEVTDGDEGKTTVKYLLAANQFPDQPGQTGGTTDIAQLRAGDSHTCALLNDGSVRCWGLGTLGRLGYGNTDTIGDNEFPSSRGAIPLPEKVSQLATGGNHTCALLNNGLVRCWGFNQYGQLGYRHINHIGDTEPVTSMGHVNLGTQAMRITAGANHTCALLTNSKVRCWGHNSSGQLGYGHTNNIGDDDEPSSVDVQVGAPVQDVFARGNHTCALLLSGKVRCWGANSYGQLGYSNGGSAIGDNEHPSSVGDVNLGGTVIQLALGTNHTCALMDTGAVRCWGYNANGQLGNGSTSTTVNPTATDVGLGAGNKAIQVAAGDSHTCALLGSGLIKCWGLGSSGQLGYGNATQLLVPPSNHTGLNNIPAYFLTAGATHTCALLTNGKALCWGAGDNGQLGYGNTNYIGDNELPSTVDGVPLLLP, encoded by the coding sequence ATGAATCCCGCCGTCTCCCGCCCGCGCGCCCGAAGCCCGCTCGCCGCGCTGGCCGTCCTGCTCGCCGCCACCTGGGCCGCCACGGGCTGTACCCAGGCCCCCCAGGCCCCGGAGCCTGAAGACTCCGCGACGTCCTCCGTCACCATTCTCATCGCCGTGGACGAGACCTCCTCGGAGGCTCTGCCCTCGGGCCCGTCCGCCATGTCCCTGCGCCTGGGCGCCGGGACGGTGTCCGCGCTGGGCTTCTCCTTCGCGGACGTCACCAGCATCCAGGTGGACGTGAGGGACGCGTCCACGGGCAATCCCCTCTTCGTCAACATCGACCTGGCGCCCACCTCCACCGGGTGGGCGGGCACGCTTCCCACCCTGCCCCAGAACAAGCTGCTCACCTTCATCGCCCGCGCTCGCGGAGTGAATGTGGACGCGGACGCTGGCACGGGTGATTCCGTGCTCTTCAATGGCACCACGACGGTGGCGCTCACCTCCGCGCAGGAGACGGTGGGCATCACCCTGATTCCCATCAACGACGGCGCCACCATCGACCTGCCGCGCATCAGGAAGATCAGCATCCCCGGTGAGTTCTCCCTCGGGCAGAGCGGCAACATCACCTTCTTCGTGGAGGCGACCGCCAACAAGGCGCTGACCTACAGCCTCACCGCCGCCACCTCCGGCGGCAGCTTCCAGCCCGCCTCCGGCGGCTTCACCATGGTGAGCACCAGCGGCGCCTTCGTCGTCCGCTACGCCCCGCCCCTCACGCTGGCCACCACCACCGAGTTCACCCACGAGCTCAAGGTCACCAACCAGGAAGGCCACTCCGTGAGCACCACCTTCAAGACGAAGGTGGTGCCTCCGGACGGCTCGGGCGGCTCGCCGGGGAACACGCCTGGCGTGCGCGTGGTCTTCAACCCCGTCATCAACGGCCTCGCCGCCAGCCGGACGCTCGGGACGAACCGGGTCACCTGGACGGCCACCGTCGCGGACGACAAGCCCCTCAATGCGCTCGTCTATGCGTGGAGCTTCGCGCCGACGGGCACCGTCACTCCGGCCCCGGCCTTCACCGCGCAGACCAACCCCACCGTGCTGCAGGGCTACGCGCCCACGCTGGAGGGCACGCTGACGCTGGAGGTGACAGACGGCGACGAAGGCAAGACGACGGTGAAGTACCTGCTCGCGGCCAACCAGTTCCCGGACCAGCCGGGACAGACTGGCGGCACCACCGACATCGCGCAGCTCCGGGCGGGTGACTCGCACACCTGCGCGCTCCTCAACGACGGCTCCGTCCGCTGCTGGGGCCTGGGCACCCTGGGCCGCCTCGGGTATGGCAACACCGACACCATCGGAGACAACGAGTTCCCCTCCTCCCGGGGAGCCATTCCCCTGCCGGAGAAGGTGTCCCAGCTCGCCACGGGTGGCAATCACACCTGCGCCCTGCTGAACAACGGCCTGGTGCGATGCTGGGGCTTCAACCAGTACGGCCAGCTCGGCTACCGCCACATCAACCACATCGGCGACACCGAGCCCGTCACCAGCATGGGGCATGTCAACCTGGGCACCCAGGCCATGCGCATCACCGCTGGCGCCAATCACACCTGCGCCCTGCTCACCAACAGCAAGGTCCGGTGCTGGGGCCACAACAGCAGCGGGCAGCTCGGCTATGGACATACCAACAACATCGGTGACGACGACGAGCCCTCGTCCGTGGACGTCCAGGTGGGCGCTCCGGTGCAGGATGTCTTCGCCCGAGGCAACCACACCTGCGCCCTGCTCCTCTCCGGCAAGGTCCGCTGCTGGGGCGCCAACAGCTATGGCCAGCTCGGCTACAGCAATGGCGGGAGCGCCATCGGCGACAACGAGCATCCGTCCTCCGTTGGAGACGTGAACCTGGGAGGGACTGTCATCCAGCTCGCCCTGGGTACCAACCACACCTGCGCCTTGATGGACACCGGTGCCGTGAGGTGCTGGGGCTACAACGCGAACGGCCAGCTCGGAAACGGCAGCACCAGCACCACCGTCAACCCCACCGCCACCGACGTGGGCCTGGGCGCGGGCAACAAGGCCATCCAGGTGGCCGCGGGTGACAGCCATACCTGCGCTCTGCTCGGCTCGGGTCTCATCAAGTGCTGGGGCCTGGGTAGCAGCGGCCAGCTCGGCTATGGAAATGCGACCCAGTTGCTTGTGCCTCCGAGCAACCACACGGGCCTGAACAACATCCCCGCCTACTTCCTCACCGCGGGCGCCACCCACACCTGCGCCCTCCTCACCAACGGGAAGGCGCTCTGCTGGGGCGCGGGCGACAACGGACAGCTCGGCTACGGCAACACGAACTACATCGGCGACAACGAACTGCCCTCCACCGTGGACGGTGTCCCGCTGCTGTTGCCGTGA